The following proteins are co-located in the Sandaracinaceae bacterium genome:
- a CDS encoding DUF3336 domain-containing protein, which yields MTDLTLPPRDALATLTRQMADATTYDEWLALARDHDALSGAADWRAREGSSLYDYRAIQSRLARLRAVLDEEHCHELLYTLNEGVHGNMGGMGRPVLYGRARSGTKHLIDDYVAAIAEGLESIARAPDAQISHADKLDFFRRASHCYGRSALLLSGGAGLIYFHHGVVQELLEHGLLPNVISGSSAGSAVAAQLGIYSDEELAHGHFREKRYVAVQEVRIADVLRDGLSASFVKQARERALDEIIPRDITFGEAYEKTGRYINISISPAEKHQSSRLMNAITSPNVYIRSAAAASSSIPGVAPPVRLYAKGFDGKPRPYLRNRRWVDGSFSHDLPVQRLTRLYGVNHFIVSLINPAVIPFIEDVTTQKSAGLKAATATGAIRVTNELLSATERLLSRAGGLRGRVAVPLALLVALLDQSYLGDINVLMQKSDFRWRQIFFEFEPGEIDEMVRAGQRRTWPKIAQVRNAALISRTLDRILEELSQDGLTRAQRTKHHQYV from the coding sequence ATGACGGACCTTACGCTTCCCCCCCGTGATGCCCTCGCGACCCTCACCCGCCAGATGGCGGACGCCACGACCTACGACGAGTGGCTCGCGCTGGCCCGTGACCACGACGCCCTCAGCGGGGCGGCGGACTGGCGCGCACGCGAGGGCTCCTCGCTCTACGACTACCGGGCCATCCAGAGTCGGCTCGCTCGCCTCCGCGCGGTGCTGGACGAGGAGCACTGCCACGAGCTGCTGTACACGCTGAACGAAGGCGTGCACGGCAACATGGGCGGCATGGGTCGCCCGGTGCTCTACGGACGCGCGCGGAGCGGCACGAAGCACCTGATCGACGACTACGTGGCCGCCATCGCCGAGGGGCTCGAGAGCATCGCGCGCGCCCCGGACGCGCAGATCAGCCACGCCGACAAGCTCGACTTCTTCCGGCGCGCCAGCCACTGCTACGGGCGCTCGGCCCTACTCCTCTCGGGCGGTGCGGGGCTCATCTACTTCCACCACGGCGTGGTGCAGGAGCTGCTCGAGCACGGGCTGCTCCCGAACGTCATCTCCGGCTCCAGCGCCGGCTCGGCGGTGGCGGCTCAGCTCGGCATCTACAGCGACGAGGAGCTGGCGCACGGACACTTCCGCGAGAAGCGCTACGTGGCCGTGCAAGAGGTACGCATCGCCGACGTGCTGCGCGACGGGCTCAGCGCCAGCTTCGTGAAACAGGCGCGGGAGCGGGCCCTGGACGAGATCATCCCGCGCGACATCACGTTCGGCGAGGCCTACGAGAAGACCGGGCGCTACATCAACATCTCCATCTCGCCAGCCGAGAAGCATCAGTCGTCGCGGCTGATGAACGCCATCACCTCGCCCAACGTGTACATCCGCTCGGCGGCCGCGGCCTCGTCGTCCATCCCCGGCGTGGCGCCCCCCGTCCGCCTCTACGCCAAGGGCTTCGACGGAAAACCGCGTCCCTACCTACGGAACCGCCGGTGGGTCGATGGTTCGTTCTCGCACGACCTGCCGGTGCAGCGCCTGACCCGGCTCTACGGGGTGAACCACTTCATCGTGAGCCTGATCAACCCGGCCGTGATCCCGTTCATCGAAGACGTGACCACACAAAAGAGCGCGGGACTCAAGGCGGCGACCGCGACGGGGGCCATCCGCGTCACGAACGAGCTGCTGAGCGCCACCGAGCGGCTGCTGTCGCGGGCAGGCGGTCTGCGCGGACGCGTCGCGGTGCCCCTGGCGCTCTTGGTGGCGCTCCTGGACCAGAGCTATCTCGGCGACATCAACGTCCTCATGCAGAAGAGCGACTTCCGCTGGCGCCAGATCTTCTTCGAGTTCGAACCAGGCGAGATCGACGAGATGGTGCGGGCCGGTCAGCGTAGGACGTGGCCGAAGATCGCGCAGGTGCGCAACGCCGCGCTCATCTCGCGCACGCTGGACCGCATCCTCGAGGAGCTCAGCCAAGATGGCCTCACACGGGCGCAGCGGACCAAGCACCATCAGTACGTGTGA